The following DNA comes from Meles meles chromosome 8, mMelMel3.1 paternal haplotype, whole genome shotgun sequence.
CCTGTAATCTTTATCTACCTTAGACCACCTACTACTTTTCCTGAGGACAAAATATTTGCTCTATTTTACACCATCATTGCTCCTATGTTCAATCCCTTAATCTACACTCTGAGGaattcagagatgaaaaaagCAGTGAAAAAGGTTTGGTGCTCATCATTGTTTTCAAAGGACTCACACTCTTAATTTGAAAAAGTTCATTGGCTAATCGACTCTGAGTCAGAAGAGGAAGATATGAATGAAGAAGGCAGGAACTGGATCATGGGGATTATGGACCATCATTGTCATGAAGGGAATGGATGGATGCAATAGGACTATAGGATTTAAATGATCATTGAGCAAGTACTGATGCTTGCATACCAAAATTAattgtgaaataaattaattttgtggGGTATTAACATAGTATAGGTAGGGGAACGTTCATAAAAAATATTGAGCCaaagcaaataaatcaatgatATATTATTAGTGAATtataaagggaaatattttaatgatagtTTTCTTAATACATTGCACTGACAGACTTTCTTTTGTTGTTCAGAAGTTGTaatgttaaaaaacaataataataataataataaacagaaacaaTTTAAATTTCTGATAAAACATTCCTTATTTCATACAAATTAGTTGTgtgaatgaacaaatatttagagtagaatctatttcatttcttttaataatttattttttttcgagagagagagcatgagtgagcagGAGCGGGGCTTTGGGGTGGTAGGCTAGAGCGAGAGGTACAAaaaacttcccactgagcaggggacctgatgcagggctccatcccaggaccctggaaactgAACCAAAGGCTCAGCTTTTTACAGAACTCAACCCCATTTAGCAATCCACTCCTTaccatttacccaaaagagttgaaaacttatgtccacaaaaGAACAAAAGCCATACttaacagcagctttattcacaattgtcCATACAACTGAAAGCAGCCAAGACATCCTTCAGTAGGTGAGGATAGATAAACTGCAACAtcacacagtggagtattattcatTGCCAAGAGTAACGAGCTCCAGGCCATGAAAATGCTTGAAGACCCTTCCAATGTGTTCCCCATGGTAATTGGCATTCAGCTCCATCACAGATATGAGACACTTCTTGATCTTGCCTGTCTTACTAACTAGACTTTTAGGAGATCAGTGTGCAGCTTATAACCCGACACATAGTAGAAGTTcaataataattattgaatgaatagatgaGCCAATAGCCACAACTGTATTGAAATGATTGTGTTTTCTGCACACTCTTTTTCACTCTTGGTCTCTGTTATGAATCCTCTCCTGGGAATCCTCTAAGGTAACACATGTTTACTCATCCTGATGATTCCCTTTCAGTTTTCAATTTTTGTGCCCCTTTTAGTGTGTTTTCATCTAGGAAATCTTCCTGACCCCCCTGGTCTTTGTTGTGTGTCCCTCAAAGATGTTTCACCCTGTGCTGTCACTACTTTCAAGAACATTTTAAACATGGTTTTGTCATTTTCTGCTCCACTCTGGGTGTCCCTTAGTGGATAAAATGCTCTCTGAAAGCAAAACCCATGTTGCTCTCTATTCAACACTTTGCAGCCCTAGCAATCATCACTGTTTCTGATATATTTTGGGGgctaaaaaaatttattgattaGTAAGTGTGGGATGGAAGGAATAAATGGGGTGTATTTAtcctgaatttgttttctttgtagatGGAGTcacatattttcttaaaacagtATATCATAATGAAAAGTTACCAAGAAGTAAACTAATTAACAGAAAAATGACACGAACAACTCACATTCATAAGATGGCGAAATCTTACTGAGAGCAAGGAGAATATCAAGATAAGCTATTTGCAGGGGGCTttggtagctcagtaggttaagcatctattTTTGGTTCagggcatggtcccagggtgcaGGGATTCAGCCGCACATCAATTTCCTTGCtaggcatagagcctgcttctccccaagctcctctctctctgtcaaataaataattaaaaccttttaaaatttattaaaataaaaaaaaaactattgttcCTTCACTGATGATCtcagtttaaatttatttctcattacaCAGTTTAATCAGAAGTTAAAACAAATTGTGGTTTCCTAAAGACATTTAGCTAGAATTCTGAGTCTCAATCAGTGAAAAGTAGGAAAAAGTTCCCTGTCTCCAGTACTATTCCTTTGCTCTACATTTTCTTGACTATGGCTATCTTCCATTATACCCTTATCACTCATGCATTATTGATTGTGCCCCAGCATTATGCTGCCTTgtagaaacaatttttaataaatagtcaagtgggggcacctgggtggctcagtgggttaaagcctctgccttcagctcagctcatgatcccagggtcctgggatcgagccctgaatccggctctctgctcagcagggagtcggcttcctcctctctctctgtctgcctctctgcctacttgtgatctttgtctgtcaaataaataaataaaatcttttttaaaaatttaaaataaataaataaataaatagtcaagTACTCTATGGAGTGtaactttatttaataaataaaaattcctctCAAATAATAGCATGTTCATTTATTGGAGTTATAATTCTTTCTGATGGATTAGCAGCCTGAGAGAGTAACATAAGCAATACAAAATGACTGAGATCTAcaagaaatttggaaatttgaGGTAATCTTTGGTACCCCACAGAGGTTAAATGACGCTTTGCTTTATAAGCCTGTAGTCATTTTATACTACAATTTTAATGGCAACATGTTATTATCAACCCAGGTatataaaaatgagcagaattcttaataaaaatatattagaatttaTAGATAGggaatagatgatagatgatagatagacgtAGGAGCATAGCAGgttgttatgttttcttttcttgcacattttcctcttccactcagtgcagaatctgtcATTCACAGCAGcttactattttctttatttggtaaGTATTCCTTCCTGAGATCATCCAAAATGTACTTTGACTTTAGCTTCTGTTGCATCAATGTCGGACTTCAgacatatttatttctcacttgaAATAACTTTTCTACTACACAATTtcctaatggcatttttcatctgGTCATTTCTCAAGGCATAGATTAAAGGATTTAACATTGGCGTTATCATAGTATAGAACACTGCAACTGCTTTATCAATAGATAAAGTAACCGGAGGTCTCATGTACACAAATAAGCAGGGCACAAAGAATAGGACAACCACTGTGATGTGGGAGACAAAGGTGGAGAGGGCTTTGCACTTTGCCTCCAAGCTACGGTTCCTTAGGGAATGCAAAATGACCACATAGGAGATGATCAAGAGGAGGAAGAGTAAGACACAGATGAAACCACTGTTGGCAGCAACAAAGAGCTCTAGAGTGTGGGTATCAGTGCAGACAAGATTGAGCAAAGGGTTCAGATCACACATAAAGTGATCTATGACATTAGGGCCACAGAAGGGTAAAGGGATGATAAAGAGGATCTGTATGGCTCCATGAAGAAAACCTCCCACCCACGCCACTCCCATTAACAGGCCACACACCTGCCGATTCATGATGGTCGTGTAGTGcaatggcttgcagatggccacatagcggtcataggccatcacagtGACTAGGATGACATCAGCACCTCCAATGAAATGTTCCCCAAAGATTTGGATTATACATGCATTGAATGTGGTGGTCTTCTTTTCACGGAGTGAATCTATGATCAGTTTAGGGTTATTAACAGAAGAATAACAGGCATCAATGAAGGAGAGATTGGCAATGAAAAAGTACATAGGGGACCCCAGTAATGAGCTGGTGGTAATAGTGACCACAGTGAGCACATTTGCTACCACAGAGACAATGTAAATGACCAAAAACACGAAAAATATGACTTTCTTCATCTTTGGATTCTCTGTGAGCCCCAGAAGAACAAACTCTGTCATGTTGTTCCTATTCACCATTATTTCCTAATATGATTAATTGCATTacctgaaaaaaaatcactttcgaTTAATGCAAACTTCAATTTATTAAGCTTTTTCATCTAGTAAATAAATACCTAGATTCTAATGATTTGTGGATTCTCGTGAGTTTTTTTGAGATACAAAATAAGTTTTGTGttctttaagattattttgtTTATCTCCTTGGTGAAGTTTCTGTCGCGTTTGGCCATGGGGAGCTTTGTAAACACACAGGCAAGAGATCATTTGTGCACACTTCATCTGAGGTGACTCAGGTTAACATGAAGTATGGGACCATACACATTGTGGCAGATAAGTAAGAAAAGGGAGGTAGTTTATGATGTAAAGGCTATGAATGCAAGGTTGAGGAATTTTCACTTTATCCTTAGGAAATGGGGAGCCATCGGAAGACAGtgagaatatatatgaaaaagtgaAGAGGAATTTGAGGGAGAGgtaataagaaatataatttaataaagatCTTCATGTTTCTTGGATGCAGTGGGGTGAGGTTCAGTAAGGGATTGGAAGCAGAGACAGAAACCCCAGTTAAGAGATTTTTTCATATTAGTTGACATAGAAATAACAGAGCATTGGTTGTTGATTTGTAAAGAAAGTATACAAAAGttactataaaataaatcataatgaTTTTGTCTAAATACAATAACATTATAATTgctaattatatttatatatatttaataattgatTGCTATATTCACGGCATACTAGCAAGTGCTCTGTACATAGGATCccactgaataataataataataacctgtGTGGTTGGTATTATTCCTTCCATTTTGAGATGAGAAAGCAGTGTCAAGGACTTAGGTTGATGgtaataaaaacattaacaacatttattaaatTGAATATTTAGTGGCTCTGAGTGTTTTTGTGGACATTTGCTGATTTAATCCCTGCCACAGACCTGTAAGATAATTCCAgctgttgtttttatatttattttatacattatgtaatagAAACATAGAGAAGTTAAAGATCCTGCCAATATCAAGATGCTAATTAAGGGCAGAACCAAGATTACTTCAGTTTATACTTGTTCATGATTTTCCTCCAAGTTCTTACCCGTGCCctatattgttataattaacaGCACTGAATCTCCTTTTTATATGACCATGATTATAATTGCTTTATTACTACTTTGGAGGCAAGTGTATAAAACATAATTTCAttaggagacacacacacacacacacacacacacacacacacacacagactgacaCACTTGAACTCCCAATCATCAAATAAAATGTGGtaagcggggagcctgggtggctgagttggttagtGACTGCCTTTGGTGGgtcatgggtcatgatccctgggtcctaggactgagcccacaccaggctccctacTCCATGGGGAGcccgattctctctctccctctgactgcctctccctctccttctgccctctgctccccctgctttctctctctctctctctctctctctgtcaaataaaaaagtaaaatcttagaaaaaaatatggtACCGTATTCATCGAAAGATCTTTTTATCTTGACTTCTCCCTCAGACCTAGTTCTCCCTACTACAAACCATCTCCTAAGCAAAATATCTGTTAAATGTTGAAAAGGATTTCCACTGTGGTTAAGTGCTTTGGTttgaaaatcaaaaagacaaggttAGAATTCTGATTTTCCCCTAGCATCTGCTTTTATCTAGAGTAGCTTTCCAACACACGAcatctttgtttcctcatctgtaaggcAAAATTAATCATTACCATATCAAAGGATTTTATGAGAATTAA
Coding sequences within:
- the LOC123948501 gene encoding olfactory receptor 4C46-like; the protein is MVNRNNMTEFVLLGLTENPKMKKVIFFVFLVIYIVSVVANVLTVVTITTSSLLGSPMYFFIANLSFIDACYSSVNNPKLIIDSLREKKTTTFNACIIQIFGEHFIGGADVILVTVMAYDRYVAICKPLHYTTIMNRQVCGLLMGVAWVGGFLHGAIQILFIIPLPFCGPNVIDHFMCDLNPLLNLVCTDTHTLELFVAANSGFICVLLFLLLIISYVVILHSLRNRSLEAKCKALSTFVSHITVVVLFFVPCLFVYMRPPVTLSIDKAVAVFYTMITPMLNPLIYALRNDQMKNAIRKLCSRKVISSEK